The following coding sequences lie in one Rhodopirellula bahusiensis genomic window:
- a CDS encoding S1C family serine protease produces the protein MPSRCLGSALVRIGCLTFALLASVAWLTTQVDAEESSLLPDEQRWIEEFESARIAGIAKAMPSTVMVFVPGGGGGGSGVLISEDGYALTNFHVSSPAGTYMRCGLSDGKVYDAVVVGIDPVGDLALIQLLGREDFSTAEFVPSRSVQVGDWCFAIGNPFLLATNLQPTVTAGIISGVRRYQYPSGTLLEYGNCFQTDASINPGNSGGPLYDNDGDLIGIIGRASFEKRGRVNVGVGYAISGDQAQNFLGCLHSGRVVDHATLGATVGTDEDGSVRVTNILSSSDAYRRGLRYGDEILEIDGQVIQTANDVQNILATFPSSWRIPITYRQEGTSVETLVRLASVHRGSELLEKMKSALPPPPPAPPKPPASPESDDASPESPEDSNAKSSPDEPEQSQPDNSKKAMKDAAGEPVPEIAVNQIEVREGYANYYYNQLQQTKFIERLRRQFEEATTDDSVWKINGTAIPVADNQQPSEFQLTIGEGQFEFKIGNDVERLSRGDELLRVVDEQRDAGILACLSALQRMLAIGPKQFGDTYYWGTMPLSGKRPLRDTVIGIHSDLETRFLHHPESERLEVIESIAGTDTDPAELWFGTDNGGIPSTMQLRYGTTTVLNLQIDDWSVEQAGQPQAPDAPINGDAS, from the coding sequence ATGCCATCTCGATGTCTCGGTTCTGCCTTGGTGCGAATCGGTTGCTTGACGTTTGCTCTCCTTGCATCGGTTGCGTGGTTGACCACCCAAGTTGATGCAGAAGAGTCATCACTCTTGCCCGACGAACAACGTTGGATCGAAGAATTCGAATCCGCTCGAATCGCTGGCATTGCCAAAGCCATGCCTTCGACGGTCATGGTGTTCGTTCCCGGTGGTGGAGGCGGCGGAAGCGGTGTCCTGATCAGCGAGGACGGCTACGCGTTGACCAACTTTCACGTCAGCAGTCCCGCGGGAACCTACATGCGTTGCGGGCTCAGCGACGGCAAAGTTTATGACGCCGTGGTGGTCGGCATCGATCCAGTTGGCGACTTGGCATTGATTCAGTTGCTAGGGCGAGAAGACTTCTCCACAGCCGAATTTGTACCCAGTCGCTCGGTCCAAGTTGGCGACTGGTGCTTTGCGATCGGCAATCCGTTCTTGCTGGCAACCAACCTTCAACCGACCGTCACCGCAGGAATCATCAGCGGTGTGCGTCGATATCAGTATCCTTCTGGCACGCTGTTGGAATACGGAAACTGCTTTCAAACCGATGCCTCGATCAACCCGGGCAACTCCGGCGGACCCTTGTACGACAACGACGGTGACTTGATTGGAATCATCGGCCGAGCCTCATTTGAAAAACGCGGGCGAGTCAACGTGGGAGTTGGCTACGCGATCTCGGGTGACCAAGCTCAAAACTTCCTCGGATGTCTGCACAGTGGTCGAGTCGTTGACCATGCCACGCTGGGTGCCACCGTTGGTACGGACGAAGACGGCAGCGTCCGGGTCACCAACATTCTCAGCTCCAGCGATGCCTATCGCCGCGGACTCAGGTATGGCGACGAGATACTAGAGATCGATGGCCAAGTCATCCAAACCGCCAACGATGTCCAGAACATCCTTGCGACGTTCCCGTCCTCTTGGCGAATCCCGATCACGTATCGGCAAGAGGGAACCAGCGTTGAGACCTTGGTTCGTTTGGCCAGCGTTCATCGCGGATCCGAATTACTCGAGAAAATGAAGTCGGCTTTGCCGCCACCTCCCCCCGCGCCGCCCAAGCCACCGGCATCACCTGAATCAGATGATGCGTCCCCTGAATCACCCGAAGATTCGAATGCTAAATCATCGCCGGATGAACCCGAGCAGTCTCAGCCGGACAACTCAAAGAAAGCGATGAAAGACGCGGCCGGCGAACCAGTTCCCGAGATCGCCGTCAATCAAATCGAAGTGCGAGAAGGCTACGCGAATTACTACTACAACCAACTGCAACAAACGAAGTTCATCGAGCGACTTCGCCGGCAGTTCGAAGAAGCAACCACAGATGATTCCGTTTGGAAAATCAACGGCACAGCGATTCCAGTTGCCGACAATCAACAGCCAAGCGAGTTCCAATTAACCATCGGTGAGGGGCAGTTCGAATTCAAAATCGGGAATGACGTGGAACGTTTGTCGCGTGGAGATGAACTGCTTCGCGTGGTTGATGAACAACGTGACGCTGGCATCCTTGCATGCTTGAGCGCACTCCAACGAATGCTGGCGATCGGCCCCAAGCAATTTGGTGACACCTACTACTGGGGCACGATGCCGTTGTCCGGCAAACGCCCGCTTCGCGACACTGTGATCGGAATCCATTCTGATCTCGAAACCCGCTTCTTGCATCATCCCGAATCGGAACGCCTGGAAGTGATCGAATCCATCGCCGGCACCGACACCGATCCCGCCGAACTTTGGTTCGGAACAGACAACGGCGGAATCCCATCGACGATGCAGCTTCGCTACGGAACGACGACAGTCCTGAACCTGCAAATCGATGATTGGTCTGTCGAGCAAGCCGGCCAACCACAAGCTCCCGACGCTCCGATCAATGGAGATGCATCATGA
- a CDS encoding S1C family serine protease: MSRTPNLEQENFRPRHADLGTSSWLKILLGCIAWSILACLTPNSLSAQPSMARPSDQAQPKMVKVYGAGGLSGLEAYQSGFLVSPAGHIATAWSYVLDVDPVVILHDGRRFESKIVGFEPALELAVLKIEADDLSFFPIPETNSISWGDPVLAVSNLFGIATGNEPASVMQGRVAAKTKLDARRGTFQTPYRGEVLLLDLVANNPGAAGGALINPEGEFLGMLGKELRDRKTGVWLNYAIPADVLRQPIGDIIAGRKTTLPDESNPVLPREKSHSPTSLGIGLIPDVLENTPAYIDFIEKESAADRVDLRPDDLIVLVNGRRVSHQRAFRDLLRRIDRRDQVALVVQRDNEILDLVLRP, translated from the coding sequence ATGAGCCGTACACCAAACCTCGAACAAGAGAACTTTCGACCGCGTCATGCCGATCTTGGCACTTCGTCGTGGTTGAAAATCCTCCTAGGGTGCATCGCGTGGTCAATCCTCGCATGTCTCACACCGAATAGTTTGTCGGCTCAACCGTCGATGGCGCGACCTTCCGACCAAGCCCAACCGAAGATGGTCAAGGTCTACGGTGCCGGTGGACTGTCTGGACTGGAAGCCTATCAAAGTGGTTTTCTCGTTTCTCCTGCTGGCCACATCGCGACGGCTTGGAGCTACGTGCTGGACGTTGACCCAGTCGTCATTCTTCACGACGGACGCCGATTCGAATCCAAGATTGTCGGCTTTGAACCCGCCCTCGAACTTGCGGTTCTGAAGATCGAAGCGGATGACCTGTCGTTCTTTCCAATCCCTGAAACGAATTCGATTTCCTGGGGAGATCCTGTTCTCGCTGTCAGCAACCTGTTCGGCATCGCGACGGGCAACGAACCCGCCAGCGTGATGCAAGGACGAGTCGCTGCGAAAACAAAACTCGACGCCCGCCGCGGGACCTTTCAAACACCCTATCGCGGTGAAGTCCTGCTGCTCGACTTGGTTGCCAATAACCCCGGTGCCGCCGGCGGAGCCTTGATCAATCCCGAAGGCGAATTCCTTGGAATGCTTGGCAAAGAGCTTCGCGATCGAAAGACCGGCGTTTGGCTGAATTACGCGATCCCCGCCGACGTGCTCCGCCAACCCATCGGCGACATCATCGCGGGCCGCAAGACGACACTTCCCGATGAATCCAACCCCGTTCTGCCTCGCGAAAAATCCCACTCACCAACCAGCCTTGGCATTGGGTTGATTCCGGATGTGCTCGAGAACACACCGGCCTACATCGACTTCATTGAAAAAGAATCGGCCGCGGACCGTGTGGACCTTCGGCCCGATGATTTGATTGTGCTCGTCAACGGTCGCCGCGTCTCGCACCAACGTGCTTTTCGCGATTTGCTGAGACGAATCGACCGGCGCGACCAAGTCGCCTTGGTGGTCCAACGAGACAACGAAATTCTAGACTTGGTACTACGCCCATGA
- a CDS encoding trypsin-like peptidase domain-containing protein, which yields MIRELPLANPPRSMRFHRLLSPVKALLSFALLLGMASTSIAEDPTPARYQSILAKAVRHVAQRALPSVVTIEVIGVMQADGEVRQDAPTSGVVIDEQGHVLTSSWVTGGDSASIIVNAPSGKRYPAEVVAKDEHRDLVLLKIASGDETWQPIEFPSTDQTTDTVGETVVAVARYGEINTPMVSTGILSAIGRLDGTAIQTDARISPAFYGGPLVDLKGRFRGIVIPAVGEGGAEESTAWYDSGIAFAVPSPIIAQKLDQLRRGENIQQGLLGFVVAGSDPYADGTELSVVRKRSPADKAGLKVGDELKTIGGQNVTRRQEIKLALGRYDAGNEVEIEYERDGKRMSSTATMIATIPPLQPQFIGVIAADEMEEKTADDSTEDKSKPSVSVIVQNVWNQSPADGILKINDRLIELDGAPILDTNALRQRLWASDPEIAMELIIERDGETQTVSIDPLTLDGPLDRIQSFKTPAPLAADAWNVEELQLPDITNEAAIWFPKSELAAETDPDETPSSPLALAIVLAPPKDRDPSAILGPWKDLARERHVAVCVICSDGDDQWRPNEIDAITKLTAASLKRSGALPSAVSLIGGGAFTMNEKANPADSMALGASLSTTNVFAGVAISNETEPPAVRLRKDGPPRLLRVLIPNPPDSELPFWAETLRRIGCPLQTTLTLNRDLCLQWTQSLLAM from the coding sequence ATGATTCGCGAACTTCCTTTGGCAAACCCGCCTCGCTCCATGCGATTCCATCGCTTGCTCAGTCCCGTCAAAGCGTTGTTATCGTTCGCGTTGCTCCTTGGCATGGCATCCACTTCCATCGCTGAAGATCCCACGCCCGCTCGCTATCAAAGCATTCTGGCAAAAGCGGTTCGCCATGTCGCCCAAAGAGCATTGCCCTCCGTCGTGACCATCGAAGTCATCGGCGTGATGCAAGCCGATGGTGAGGTGCGGCAAGACGCGCCGACCTCGGGAGTGGTGATCGACGAACAGGGCCACGTGCTGACGTCCTCTTGGGTGACCGGTGGTGATTCAGCCAGCATCATCGTCAACGCCCCGAGCGGCAAACGGTATCCCGCGGAAGTCGTTGCCAAAGACGAACACCGAGACCTTGTCCTTTTGAAAATCGCGTCCGGCGACGAGACATGGCAACCGATCGAATTCCCGAGCACCGACCAAACGACCGATACAGTCGGAGAAACCGTGGTCGCAGTGGCCCGGTACGGAGAGATCAACACTCCAATGGTCAGCACTGGAATTCTCTCTGCAATCGGTCGCCTCGACGGAACCGCAATCCAAACCGATGCCAGGATCTCACCCGCGTTTTACGGTGGTCCTTTGGTCGATCTGAAAGGTCGCTTCCGTGGCATCGTGATTCCCGCGGTGGGTGAGGGCGGCGCCGAAGAGTCGACCGCATGGTACGACTCCGGAATCGCTTTCGCGGTCCCCAGTCCGATCATCGCTCAAAAGCTGGACCAACTGCGTCGTGGCGAAAACATCCAACAAGGCTTGCTCGGCTTTGTCGTCGCCGGCAGCGATCCGTACGCCGATGGAACCGAACTGAGTGTCGTTCGAAAACGTTCGCCTGCTGACAAAGCCGGCCTGAAAGTCGGCGATGAACTGAAAACAATCGGCGGCCAAAACGTCACGCGACGACAGGAAATCAAACTCGCGTTGGGTCGGTACGACGCTGGCAACGAAGTCGAAATTGAGTACGAACGCGATGGAAAGCGAATGTCCTCCACGGCGACGATGATCGCCACGATCCCGCCGCTTCAGCCGCAATTCATCGGCGTGATCGCAGCCGATGAAATGGAAGAAAAGACGGCTGACGACTCTACCGAAGACAAATCGAAACCATCGGTTTCAGTCATCGTCCAAAACGTTTGGAATCAATCGCCCGCCGACGGCATCCTGAAGATCAACGACCGTTTGATCGAACTCGACGGTGCCCCCATCCTTGACACCAATGCACTTCGGCAGCGACTTTGGGCATCCGATCCCGAAATCGCGATGGAACTAATAATCGAACGCGATGGCGAAACTCAAACCGTCTCGATCGACCCGCTAACGCTCGACGGGCCGCTGGATCGCATCCAATCTTTCAAGACACCCGCTCCATTGGCCGCAGACGCATGGAACGTCGAAGAGCTACAACTGCCTGACATCACCAACGAAGCAGCGATCTGGTTCCCCAAATCAGAACTCGCGGCAGAAACAGATCCCGACGAAACGCCGTCGTCGCCATTGGCACTGGCGATTGTTCTGGCGCCTCCCAAAGACCGCGATCCATCCGCGATCCTGGGCCCATGGAAAGACCTGGCCCGTGAACGTCACGTCGCGGTGTGCGTCATCTGCAGCGATGGTGACGACCAATGGCGTCCCAACGAAATCGACGCGATCACCAAGCTGACAGCGGCATCACTCAAACGATCCGGTGCTTTGCCATCCGCGGTCTCACTGATCGGTGGAGGAGCATTCACGATGAATGAAAAAGCTAACCCCGCAGATTCGATGGCACTGGGAGCCTCGCTCTCGACAACAAACGTGTTTGCTGGCGTGGCAATATCAAACGAGACCGAACCGCCCGCGGTTCGCCTTCGCAAAGACGGACCGCCGCGATTGCTTCGAGTCTTGATCCCAAACCCGCCCGATTCAGAATTGCCGTTCTGGGCCGAGACACTTCGCCGAATCGGGTGCCCGCTGCAGACCACCCTCACGCTCAATCGCGACCTCTGCCTTCAATGGACTCAATCGCTGCTCGCCATGTGA
- a CDS encoding alpha/beta hydrolase, whose amino-acid sequence MNFFRIHGRRLKTFRRYALIAAVSLAPAWGVHTWLGTSENTTMAQNINVPLPTLGGAQLWTDHDHRNGYRIQQNAVTKHWRLLDPNNIRRAWGSRADVDEALNELQPEIASPGDRPVVVLLHGLMRTDNCMKSLETKLHTEGFDQTIRFGYASTRGSLAESAAALREVLEHQSPDAEFAFVGHSMGNIITRHLIGDLQADGDPHGLLPRMKSMVMLGPPNQGAAIARRLAPTGVFGLVAGPGAMELGTRWSDVESNLATPPFPFAIVAGKVATPIANPLVDGEGDFVVSLEEAQLDGAQTVHQVPVLHSFLMEEPDVQDWTIEFLKDH is encoded by the coding sequence ATGAACTTCTTTCGAATCCATGGTCGTCGGCTCAAAACCTTTCGCCGGTATGCTTTGATTGCCGCCGTTTCACTCGCCCCCGCATGGGGCGTCCACACTTGGTTGGGAACTTCCGAGAACACGACCATGGCCCAGAACATCAACGTTCCCTTGCCGACGCTCGGCGGGGCTCAACTGTGGACGGATCACGACCACCGAAACGGCTATCGAATTCAGCAGAATGCGGTGACGAAGCATTGGCGACTTCTGGATCCCAACAACATCCGCCGGGCTTGGGGAAGCCGAGCGGATGTCGATGAAGCCCTCAACGAACTGCAGCCAGAAATCGCATCGCCCGGCGATCGCCCAGTCGTCGTCCTGCTGCACGGTTTGATGCGGACCGACAACTGCATGAAATCACTGGAGACCAAACTCCACACCGAAGGCTTCGATCAAACCATACGGTTTGGTTACGCCAGCACTCGCGGGTCACTGGCTGAATCTGCCGCGGCACTGCGTGAGGTCCTCGAGCACCAATCGCCCGACGCTGAGTTCGCCTTCGTCGGCCATAGCATGGGCAACATCATCACTCGACATTTGATCGGCGATCTGCAAGCCGACGGTGACCCACACGGCTTGCTGCCTCGAATGAAATCAATGGTCATGCTCGGGCCGCCTAATCAAGGTGCCGCAATCGCTCGGCGACTCGCCCCGACCGGCGTCTTCGGACTGGTTGCCGGCCCCGGTGCAATGGAACTTGGAACACGATGGTCCGACGTCGAATCAAACCTCGCGACACCACCGTTCCCATTCGCAATCGTCGCAGGCAAAGTCGCGACACCAATCGCGAATCCACTGGTGGATGGCGAGGGCGACTTTGTGGTCAGCCTAGAAGAAGCTCAACTGGATGGAGCTCAAACGGTTCACCAAGTCCCAGTGCTGCACTCATTCCTAATGGAAGAACCCGACGTGCAAGACTGGACGATCGAGTTCCTGAAGGACCACTGA
- the pepT gene encoding peptidase T: MINQDRLLQRFLRYVRLNTAADPQSQAYPSTESQRELGRMLADELMQMGLADVVLDEHAVVTATVPATIDGQAPTVALVAHMDTSPEAPSESVNPQVVESYSGGDIQLPSGNAITVAGCPDLEKMVGHTLVTTDGSTLLGGDDKAGVAIIMELAETLIENPHLPHGPVRVVMTCDEEIGRGTDKLDLQELDATVAYTIDGGGQGIIDVETFSADAMTLIFQGHNIHPAIAKDRMVNSLRAASDFAASLPRESETPETTDGRDGFIHLHDIVGGVGQTRVELILRSFDSDQLSVYADKVRELAEKATAAWPGMQLQCDVRRQYRNLADGLAKLPESISLAEQAFENLGLPCQTAIVRGGTDGSQLTEKGLPTPNLSSGQHNIHSVLEFASLDEMVSSANHLVELLKLWSEKRV; encoded by the coding sequence ATGATCAACCAAGACCGATTGCTGCAACGATTTCTCCGATACGTCCGACTGAACACTGCCGCCGACCCGCAGTCACAAGCTTACCCCAGTACGGAAAGCCAACGCGAATTGGGTCGGATGTTGGCGGATGAATTGATGCAGATGGGACTGGCTGATGTGGTCCTGGATGAACACGCGGTTGTGACAGCGACCGTTCCTGCCACGATCGACGGGCAAGCACCGACGGTTGCTCTCGTTGCTCACATGGACACTTCGCCCGAAGCGCCGAGTGAGTCGGTCAATCCTCAAGTTGTTGAGTCGTACTCCGGCGGTGACATCCAGCTTCCGAGTGGAAACGCGATCACGGTTGCCGGATGCCCTGATTTGGAAAAGATGGTCGGGCACACCTTGGTCACCACCGACGGATCGACGTTGTTGGGTGGCGATGACAAGGCCGGGGTGGCCATCATTATGGAACTCGCGGAGACGTTGATCGAGAACCCCCACCTACCTCACGGCCCGGTTCGTGTCGTGATGACTTGCGACGAAGAAATCGGACGCGGCACGGACAAGTTGGATCTGCAAGAGCTCGATGCAACGGTGGCTTACACCATCGACGGTGGGGGCCAAGGCATCATTGACGTCGAGACTTTTTCCGCTGACGCGATGACGTTGATCTTTCAAGGACACAATATTCACCCTGCGATCGCGAAAGATCGGATGGTGAATTCGTTGCGGGCGGCGTCCGATTTTGCGGCTTCATTGCCGCGAGAATCGGAGACTCCCGAGACCACTGATGGCCGCGATGGATTCATCCACCTGCACGACATTGTCGGCGGTGTGGGGCAAACGCGTGTGGAACTGATTTTGCGATCCTTCGATAGCGACCAGTTGTCGGTCTATGCCGACAAAGTTCGCGAGTTGGCTGAGAAAGCCACCGCGGCTTGGCCTGGGATGCAGTTGCAGTGTGATGTGCGACGGCAATACCGAAACCTGGCGGATGGATTGGCCAAGTTGCCCGAGTCGATATCGCTCGCCGAGCAAGCGTTTGAGAATTTGGGGTTGCCTTGCCAAACAGCCATTGTGCGAGGCGGCACCGACGGCAGTCAATTGACCGAGAAAGGATTGCCGACGCCGAACTTGTCCAGTGGTCAGCACAACATCCACAGCGTCCTCGAATTCGCGAGCCTGGATGAGATGGTCAGCTCCGCCAATCATTTGGTTGAGTTGTTGAAGCTGTGGAGCGAGAAACGCGTTTGA
- a CDS encoding DUF3299 domain-containing protein, whose translation MDARQMKLNSRIFWTVMAGCLAVGSVLPASSFADDTQTQKERTATARSIIEQRRAAMRGDAAGREKVEVRKSSQADLAKGDITFDDLTFDIEKGEVFDEKKLTKELKFLNGRKVRLRGYMLPSTLYKETDIDQFVLVRDNQECCFGPGAALFDCVMIEMQPGRTTDFVPRPVMVEGKFVLDTEKYQYPGGEGPDGASHMAVFRIEGLRVR comes from the coding sequence ATGGATGCTCGTCAGATGAAACTGAATTCGCGAATTTTTTGGACGGTGATGGCGGGATGCCTCGCCGTTGGATCCGTCCTTCCGGCTTCGTCTTTTGCTGATGACACCCAGACCCAGAAGGAACGGACCGCGACGGCTCGATCAATCATCGAGCAACGCCGGGCTGCGATGCGTGGTGACGCCGCCGGACGTGAAAAGGTCGAGGTGCGGAAGAGCAGCCAAGCGGACCTGGCCAAAGGCGATATCACGTTTGACGATTTGACCTTTGATATCGAAAAGGGCGAAGTTTTCGACGAAAAGAAGTTGACCAAGGAACTGAAGTTTCTGAATGGTCGCAAGGTGCGTTTGCGCGGTTATATGTTGCCGAGCACGTTGTACAAAGAAACCGACATCGATCAGTTTGTGCTGGTGCGAGATAACCAGGAATGCTGTTTCGGACCCGGTGCGGCTTTGTTCGATTGTGTGATGATTGAGATGCAACCGGGACGAACCACAGATTTTGTTCCGCGACCGGTCATGGTCGAAGGTAAGTTCGTCTTGGATACTGAGAAGTATCAATACCCCGGTGGCGAGGGCCCCGATGGTGCATCCCACATGGCCGTGTTTCGAATCGAGGGACTTCGCGTCCGATGA
- a CDS encoding DUF3299 domain-containing protein — protein sequence MSAEVQFSGAADAAEFPYKAINRGAIASLVFLCLSLPGLMPTFSPMLILTVPGILAGVIALRAISRFPDEYSGSGVAKLGLAGCLLLLVGGLGFHTYTYLTEVPEGYERVAFYKLQSEPNGPDQPTPDALTIDGEAIFLKGYIHPSSGSGMLRQFVLVPDLGTCCFGGDPRSSDMIEVTLPPGEAVRAGLTKRKLAGTFKVNRVPQSKDDFENAMFYKMRVDQYK from the coding sequence ATGTCCGCTGAAGTTCAGTTTTCAGGGGCCGCAGACGCTGCTGAGTTTCCCTACAAAGCGATCAACCGCGGTGCCATTGCGTCGCTGGTGTTCTTGTGTTTGTCGCTGCCCGGATTGATGCCAACCTTTTCGCCAATGCTGATCCTGACGGTGCCTGGCATTTTGGCCGGGGTGATCGCTTTGCGGGCGATCAGTCGGTTCCCGGACGAGTACAGCGGCTCAGGAGTGGCAAAGTTGGGTTTGGCTGGCTGCCTTCTGTTGCTGGTCGGTGGATTGGGGTTTCACACGTACACGTATCTGACCGAGGTTCCCGAGGGGTACGAACGCGTTGCGTTTTACAAGTTGCAGTCGGAGCCCAATGGTCCGGACCAACCCACCCCGGATGCGCTGACGATCGACGGAGAAGCCATTTTTTTGAAGGGGTACATCCACCCCAGCAGCGGCAGCGGAATGCTGCGTCAGTTCGTTTTGGTGCCTGACCTTGGCACGTGTTGCTTTGGCGGAGATCCCCGCAGCAGCGACATGATTGAAGTGACCTTGCCACCCGGTGAAGCCGTGCGTGCTGGACTGACCAAACGCAAACTGGCCGGAACATTCAAGGTCAATCGCGTCCCGCAGAGCAAAGACGACTTTGAAAACGCAATGTTCTACAAAATGCGAGTCGACCAGTACAAATAG
- a CDS encoding sugar phosphate isomerase/epimerase family protein: MSVETNPRLTGRDGTASSVRGSRRAWMAGVAGAMGALACANGVALAQDETREKEAARSRTPNPIAVSTYSYWRYRDDSKLSIEECVDLAADAGFDAVEVLHVQMTDESNGTLQRIKQRAFRRGLSLCGMSTHQSFVSPDPAERQKNVDHTIHCIELAYAMGIPTIRVNTGRWGTSGSFDELMANKGIEPTLEGHTDEEGFGWVREGFEKCLPVAEKCGVVMGLENHWGLGRTAEGVLRVIGEVDSPWLRATLDTGNFLENQYEQYKQLAPEAVFVQAKTYFGGGTWYTLDIDYDRVAETLRAVDYRGYISLEFEGSEAHETAIPKSLAMLRKAFA, from the coding sequence ATGAGCGTTGAAACGAATCCGAGACTTACCGGCCGCGATGGGACAGCTTCATCGGTGCGGGGATCGCGTCGAGCTTGGATGGCAGGCGTTGCTGGGGCGATGGGAGCGTTGGCATGCGCGAATGGAGTGGCTCTGGCTCAGGACGAAACGCGTGAAAAAGAAGCTGCTCGTTCTCGGACCCCGAATCCGATCGCGGTTTCGACCTATTCGTATTGGCGGTATCGCGATGACAGCAAGCTTTCCATCGAGGAGTGCGTGGACTTGGCTGCGGACGCTGGGTTCGATGCGGTCGAAGTTTTGCACGTCCAAATGACCGACGAGTCCAATGGCACGTTGCAGCGAATCAAGCAGCGGGCGTTTCGTCGTGGTTTGAGTTTGTGCGGGATGTCGACTCATCAATCCTTTGTTTCTCCGGATCCTGCGGAACGTCAGAAGAATGTCGATCACACGATCCACTGCATTGAGTTGGCGTATGCGATGGGAATCCCAACGATTCGGGTGAACACCGGTCGTTGGGGAACGTCGGGCAGCTTCGATGAGCTGATGGCAAACAAGGGGATTGAGCCGACTTTAGAAGGGCACACCGACGAGGAAGGGTTTGGCTGGGTACGGGAAGGATTTGAGAAATGTTTGCCGGTCGCGGAAAAGTGCGGTGTGGTGATGGGGTTGGAGAATCACTGGGGGCTAGGCCGCACCGCGGAAGGCGTTCTGCGAGTCATCGGCGAAGTGGACTCGCCCTGGTTGCGGGCGACGCTGGACACCGGCAATTTCCTCGAAAATCAGTACGAGCAGTACAAACAGCTGGCCCCCGAGGCAGTGTTTGTGCAGGCCAAAACGTATTTTGGCGGTGGGACTTGGTACACGCTGGACATCGATTACGACCGGGTGGCCGAAACCCTGCGGGCGGTGGATTATCGCGGCTACATCAGCCTGGAATTTGAGGGCAGCGAGGCGCATGAAACGGCGATTCCGAAGAGCCTGGCGATGTTGAGAAAAGCGTTTGCCTAG
- a CDS encoding DUF4291 family protein: MAIRIKRSAFDLILSKAVHSTYEPDLYEPRTDWQQRVADSDVRLQWDPDHAPNGDKMDRRAVQLGLRGEALRQFACDWIVEIDDISDFVREQSENSDNLRYDKLIMPSERVYPVSCGETALKLRLDHTN; this comes from the coding sequence TTGGCAATTCGTATCAAGCGATCGGCCTTTGATTTGATTCTTTCAAAGGCAGTTCACTCCACATATGAGCCCGATCTGTATGAGCCCCGTACCGATTGGCAGCAGCGTGTTGCCGATTCAGATGTCCGTTTGCAATGGGATCCCGACCATGCTCCCAACGGTGACAAAATGGATCGTCGTGCGGTCCAACTTGGGTTGCGAGGTGAGGCACTTCGGCAGTTCGCGTGCGATTGGATCGTCGAGATCGATGACATTTCCGATTTCGTTCGCGAGCAGAGTGAAAACAGCGACAACTTACGCTACGACAAGTTGATCATGCCGAGTGAACGTGTGTATCCGGTGTCGTGTGGCGAGACCGCTTTGAAGCTGAGGCTTGATCACACTAATTAG
- a CDS encoding VOC family protein yields MPEPSFQSASPYKDDVLALPVTDLDAASDWYCKHFGMTEIERRDAPNPAVILERDNVRMGFAINGGDPSQEGAAIRVNDINGIKGQIESNGMDVANTRVDERDGEKFNVFFVVAPDGLCFYFNEPIAG; encoded by the coding sequence ATGCCCGAACCGTCATTTCAGTCAGCGTCACCCTACAAGGATGACGTTCTCGCTTTGCCCGTCACCGATCTAGATGCTGCGTCAGATTGGTACTGCAAACACTTCGGCATGACCGAGATTGAGCGCCGAGACGCGCCGAATCCTGCCGTCATACTTGAACGCGATAATGTCCGAATGGGTTTCGCGATCAATGGTGGTGACCCATCCCAAGAGGGCGCTGCGATTCGCGTCAATGACATCAACGGAATCAAGGGCCAAATCGAATCTAATGGGATGGACGTCGCAAACACGCGCGTTGACGAACGCGACGGCGAGAAGTTCAATGTGTTCTTTGTCGTCGCGCCGGACGGGCTGTGTTTTTACTTTAATGAACCGATTGCTGGATGA